In the Gossypium raimondii isolate GPD5lz chromosome 9, ASM2569854v1, whole genome shotgun sequence genome, one interval contains:
- the LOC105798171 gene encoding probable calcium-binding protein CML46 has protein sequence METFLDLTLLFHTLTCYNSNKSFLSRCWSFPEHENDSSKAPDCERTLCFDRSSNGVSSLSAKKEDGVRIHRKHVEKLMGNLGIFCDQESQQLNESFGFNEVSRLFEEEEPSLDELKQAFDVFDVNKDGFIDAKELQRVLGVLGLKQGLNLENCNKMIKSFDEDDDGRIDFKEFVKFMEIGFC, from the coding sequence ATGGAAACCTTTCTTGATTTAACCTTATTGTTTCATACTTTAACATGTTATAATAGCAACAAAAGCTTTCTCTCGAGATGCTGGTCTTTCCCAGAGCATGAAAATGACAGCTCCAAGGCACCAGATTGCGAGAGAACTCTTTGTTTTGATCGTTCAAGCAATGGAGTTTCGAGTTTATCGGCGAAGAAAGAAGATGGTGTGAGAATTCATAGGAAACACGTGGAAAAATTGATGGGAAATCTGGGGATTTTTTGCGACCAAGAAAGTCAGCAACTGAATGAATCATTCGGTTTTAATGAAGTTTCAAGGTTGTTTGAAGAGGAGGAACCAAGTTTGGATGAACTGAAACAAGCTTTTGATGTTTTTGATGTGAATAAAGATGGGTTTATTGAtgcaaaggaattgcaaagagTTCTTGGTGTTTTGGGATTGAAACAAGGTTTAAACCTTGAGAATtgtaacaaaatgattaaaagtTTTGATGAAGACGATGATGGTAGAATAGattttaaagaatttgtaaaatttatggagATCGGTTTTTGCTga